The genomic DNA GTTCAGTCAGTTCTAATGACTGCGGCAGCATTGAAGTTGCGTCCGGCTTCCATTCGACTGGTACTAAGCTCCCTAAACTGGTTTCTAAAAGTTCACGAAGCTTCCCTCGCTGCCCATCTATCAGAACCATCCCGCCCCCGCGGATTTCAACAAACTCCCTGAGCCAGTCAAATTCATACGACTCAAATAACGCTGGGGGAATTTCGCCAAGAATGATCAGATCGAATTCAAAGAGTGCTTCCCGACTGGTAGGGAACTGGTCGGTTCGATCGCCTCGTGGAAGGGTTTGTTCGTCCGTTCCCGGACCCGCGATTACTGTGGTGACATCCCATTGTTCGTCTCGATCAAATACGTTTCTCAGGTAGCGTGTCTCCCATCGCGAACGACCATCCAGAATCAGTAATTTGTAACTCTGCTTGATGGCTGCCAGTCGAAAGCTTCGCTGATTATTTTTCGTTTCAGCTTCCTCTGCCAACGGGATAATCACCGCCTGCAAGTTCAAGGGGATCGAGTGCCTCACGACAGAGGAGTCAAGACTATCGTCGAGCTGATCAACCAGCTCGTTGATTGCAAAATCAAATTCGACTCTCCGTTCCGGCATGTTTTGCGAAACTAATTCTTTTTGCCAGAGAACATCATCACCATTTCGAATCTGAACGACAAAAGGGAGACTCTCGGTTATTGAGTCCCGGAGGATGACGGCTCCCCGAACTTGATCTGACTTGAAGACCAGTTCCGGATATTCCACTCCAACAACTGCCAGATCTTCAGCTTGCTCCGCCGCACCAAAGGAGACACAGAAATACTTGACGCCCTGTCCGCCCAGAATCTTCGCAGTTTGTACAGGGGATGGACCGGAATTGTGTTGGCCGTCTGTCAACAAAACGACTGCTGTCTGTTTTTGAACTGGTGCATCACCTGCGGAATCTGAAGTCCCCACAGTTTTTTGCACAGTTCTTTGCGATGTCAAAATCGCTGAACTCAAATCGGTGAGGTGTCCCTGAGGTTCAGCCCGGTTCAGCGCCGATTCAAATTCATCGATTTCGATCGACCTCGCCTCTGCACCATGCATCATAAGCAGTTCGACTTCGTGTTCTTCCCGGAGTGCCATAACCGTTTCCGCATTAGATTCAGTGAGCGCAACTTCCGCTCTTCGCAAGCGGGTTGATTCATCAAACATAGCGATGGCAGAACGATAAGAGTCGTCCCCGGCATTCAATTTCTGTTCGAGATCATCATCAAAACTCTTCTTGATTGCTTCCTCAATCGACACTATTTCACGAAGAAAACCTTGAGTCACCTGAAGCCGCTGCTCGGGACTTTCCTGCTCATAAGTCACAGAAGCGAATTGAGTCTCTAGATTCTTCCACTCTGCTTGATTGAACGCATTGGGGAACGATTCCCGGAGTTGTGTCACTTCTTCTTGAAAACTGCGAGCGGCCTTCTTCACTGTTTCGTTGGTGACACTTGAAGTCTTGTCCGGAGCGCTTTCAGCACTCGCCTCAGCTTCTCGCAGTCTCTGTTCAAACGCCAAACGAGCTTGTGCGAGCCCTTCAGCAAGATCAAGCTTCTCTGTCTTGATCTCTTCCGCGTTCAACCAACCGAGTTCATTGGCGATTTGTAATTTTCGTATCGTCGGCATGTGCTGGTCGAGCATCGTCATGCTCTCGGAGAGATCGACATAAATCTTCACGCGTCCCGGTTCACCGATCGTTTTACGATGGTGAAGAACCGGCCCAGTCAGAATCATGATGCCAAGGAAAAACGCAGAGGCTCGCAACAACGGGAGCAACCACTTCAGCCGCTGCGGTAAATTGAAACTTTCTCGTCGATAGTACCGCCATGAAAGCACTCCGACGACAAGAGAAAGAACAAGCCCCAACCAAAGCGGGACATCACCAATGAAGCGTATGCTCGTCATGCTCGGACCCTCGCAAATCGCTGTTGGAGGATCAGTTCCAGGAAGAGAAGCCCCAAGAGGGCTGCCAAAGCAATTTTCCAGACTTCTCGTCCGTGACGCCGTAAACGATCAAGTTTCAGATACTGTTCTGGAGACTCCAAAACCGTTGCGGACAACTCGTCGGCCAACGCTGCGAGTTCCTTTTCATCGAACAAATCCAGCGACGACTCTGCTCGCGAAGTCTCCGCCACGAAGTGAATCGCTTCAGTCGATGGAAGCGACATCGTATACAGTCCGGGTCGCTGCGTTTCTTCGTACCTCGCAAGTTGAGCGGTTCCTTCAGTCACAGTTTTGACAGATCGCTGAAGGCCATCCGGGGTCACAACTGAAACGGTCACCTGATCGCTCAGATCAGGTATGAGAGCAACGGCTGAGTCTCCAGTTTGAATGTTTCTGGGTGGAGAAATTCGCGAGGCCATCGTGGTAATCAACTGCTGCATCATCGGGACATAAACCGGTCGGAGCGGAAAGTCGGACCAGTCCGCATCGCACGCGGTCGCCATTTGCACAACCACGCCTTCCCCATAATTCTTTTCCACCAGCAGCGGATCTCCACTGTCCAGCATGGCCAATGTCACAATTTCCGAGGCCTCCGATGGAACAGCCAGTTGATACCAGCGCCGAATCGTGGCGCTCGAAAGATCGCCATTGGAAGGGTCGTTGAAAAACTCCAATGCAACGTGATCGAATCGCTGGGAGAGGACCGCAGTACTCGAACTCTTTTCACCAACTTCACCGAGTAGCGGCCCGAATGAAACTGGTAGCAGTCCTTGTCCATCAAGAAACATTTTCTCTCGATACCAATTGAGATCGAGCTGATCTCCGCCACAAACAAGAACGGCGCCGCCATCTTTGACGTACGTTTCCAAAAGCTTCAGTTGCCCATCGCTCAATTTAGAAACGTTTGCCAGAACAACGACACGCGATTTCTTCAAACGTTCTTCGTCCAGCTCTTTCACTTGAATGGTTTCAGTTTCAACGAGATCGAGAAGTTGGACACGACCAAAGGTGAGTGGAGTCAATGCGACGGAAAGATAGTCGGTCTCTCCTTGCAAGGGTTGCGAACTGGGAGCCCCGTCAACCAGTAAAACTTTGATGTTCTCCCAAACCGTCACTGCGGCAGCAAAACGATTATCAGCTTGTAACGGATCATCTGTCACAGCCTCGACTTCAACGACATGCGAACCGGGCGTTTTAAACTCTCCCGGAAATAACACCTGTGTTTCTGCACTGGGCGCCAATTGGAGTTGTGTCACCGAGTCCTCAACGCCATCAATGCGGAAGATCACGCGAACATTCTCGACATTGCTCGGACCGTGGTTTCGCAGATTCGCACGGAGATCCAATCGTTGTCCGACTCCGAGAGCACGCCGAGGAAAACTGAGTGAGTCAACCGAAATGTTTTCCTGAACTGGCTTGCCGAGTTGCATCAGCGAAAGCTCAGGGACAATTTCGAGACTTTCGAACTGGCGTCGGATTGCCTGAAGTGTATCTTTGTGAATGACCTCCCAGTCATGGTTTTGAAAGTCACTCAGAATGATACACTCGCGTCTTGCATGCGACATTCCAGCGAGAACAACAAGTGCCTCATCAACAGCAGCCTGCATGTCGCTGGCTCCCATTCCCCCTTCGATCCGGCTCAGCTTCTGAATGACGACATCCGAATCGAACACCGGCTCATCAAAGAGACGAGTTGGAATTCCCCCGGTGAGAATGACGGCAATCTCCGAACCGCGACTTGTTTCGCCGATCAACCTGGTCGCCGCTTCCACAGCCTTTTCAAAGCGAGTCCCGGTCTCTGAGTTTGTCTCCATTGAATAGCTGTTGTCCAAGAGAATGACGATTGAGACCGGTGATTCTCCCTCGAGCCCCTGCGTTCCGGTCAATACTGGTCGAGCCAGACAAAACGCCAGCAGCAACGGGATGGAACACCGAACGAGCAGTAGAATGAGTTGATCCAACCGAAACCGTTTATGGTTCACTCGAATGACTGACTCAAGCAGATGCATCGCCCCCCATTCGACCGTCCGGAACCGATTTCGATTCAGGATGTGAATGACGAGTGGGATCAAAGATGCTGCCGCTCCCCAGAGAAGAGCTTGATTCATGAACGTCACTTGGCTCTTCTCCTTAAAGCCAAATACGCTGCCAGTGAATCGGCAAACGGCTGATCAGTTGTCATAGGGACCAAACTGATCCGATGGCGGTTACATCCGTTCGCCAGCTGTTCTCGGAATTGATTCAACTTTTCTAAATAAGCGTTTCGAAGTTGTGCCGGGTCGACAAGATGCCGATTGTCAGCAGCTTCGAGAGAGGCGAATTGCGTCCACTGTCGGAAGGGGAAATCGAGTTCATCCGGGTCCCAAATCTGAAAGATGACGATCTCATGATTCGCATGACGGAAGTGCGCCAGCGACTTCATCAACTGGTCGACATCACCAAACAGGTCAGAAATGATCATCAACAGGCCACGACGATGCAGCTTGGCGACCATTTCGTGAAAGACGCTGCCCAATTCTGTCTCGTGCTTAGGGTTCTGCTTTTCGAGTTCACCGAGGATGGCCTGCAAATGCTTAGGTCGAGCACGCGGCGGGATGTAACGACGAACTTTTTTATCGAACGTCACCAGTCCGACACTATCTTGCTGTTGCAACATTAAATACGTCAGGCAAGCAGCTGTGCGGACAGCATACGCATGCTTCGTCAATCCATGACTTCGCGTCCCGGTGTACCCCATCGACCCACTTGAATCGAGCAAAATCGTACAGCGAAGGTTTGTCTCTTCCTCATATTCACGAATGTAAAGCCGGTCAGTCTTTCCGAAAAGCTTCCAGTCAATACTGCGAATATCATCACCGGGTACATACGACCGGTGCTCTTTGAACTCGACGCTGAAACCTTTATGAGGCGAACGGTGTAGCCCTGAACAGAATCCTTCGACGACCTGCTTTGCAAAAACTTGCAAATTCGTAAATTTTCCAATGTCGTGCGGAGTGAGGACGTCGGATACGTGGGGCATAAGGAGGCACGCTATGGCGAGGCGGAAGGATGGGGCGGGGAACTTGGGACGAGCAACTACAGCAACTGCTTCGAAGCTGCCGGAAGTTCTCGTATGAGTCGCCGGATCAAATCATCCACGCTCACACCTTCAGCTTCTGCATTGAAAGTTGGGACAATTCGGTGACGCAAAACCGGAAAGGCAAGGATTTCTACATCGTCGCGTGTCACATGATATCTCCCTTGCAACAATGCTCTCGCCTTCGCAGCGAGGACAAGTTGCTGGCACGCCCTCGGCCCCGGTCCCCAATCGATCAATTCACGAACCCAGGGAGCAGTCGTCTCATCCTTTGGACGAGCTGACCTGACGAGATCGAGAACAAGGTTTTTAACATGTTCTGGCAAAGGAACCCGGCGGACGGTTTCCTGACAATCGATAATTTCACTGCCTGTGACGACCGCCTCAATCCTGGCAGTGACCATCGAAGTCGTGCGATCGATAATATCCCCTTCCTGCTCGCGGCTCGGATAATCAACGATGACGTTGAACAAGAATCGATCTCTTTGTGCTTCGGGAAGCGGATAGGTTCCTTCCTGCTCAATCGGATTCTGAGTCGCCAGGACAAAGAACGGCTCATCGAGTCGATACGTCTTTCCTCCGACAGTCACTTCATGTTCCTGCATCGCCTCCAATAGCGCCGCCTGTGTTTTAGGAGGCGTCCGATTGATTTCATCCGCCAACAACATTTGTGTGAAGATCGGCCCCTTCTCGAAAACGAGATCTCGATGACCAGTCTCTCGGTTCTCCTGAATGATATCGGTCCCGGTGATATCTGCTGGCATCAGGTCGGGAGTAAACTGAATTCGATTGAATCCAAGGTTCATCGTTTCTGCCAACGACCGAATCATCAACGTTTTGGCGAGTCCGGGAACGCCTTCGAGGAGACAATGCCCACGAGCCAGAATTGCAATCAGCAGCTGTTCAACAACTTCATCCTGACCGACGACGATCCGCCCCACTTGAGTGCGAACTTTCTGGCACACCTCGACCAACCGTGCAGCCCGTTCCTGGTCATCCAGCTTGTCTGATTCCTGAACCTGAGTCATTAAAAAACTTTCTTGAGAAGCCATTACGTGACCGACTGTTCAATTCAATGAACTTCAATGCGTCAAGAGTGTAAGGCAGCAGCGGACGGGAAACAAATGAGACCGTCGATCCTCAATCAGTGCCGGCGAATTCGCTCAAGAGATCGAACCGCCCTACAAAACCAGAACTCTTCCCGATATCGCATTTTGCATAGAAAATCGCTTTTACCTACGTGGCAGAACGTGTGTATCATTTTCATGTCGGCTCTAGCGAATGGCTCCGGATTTCAATACTCTTCCTGATTTTCGTGTCATCTCCAATTTTCGATGGCAAACAACCGGAGCGTCCGAAATGTCCAAGTGTTTAATTACTGGTGGAGCTGGCTTCATTGGTAGCCATCTGACCGAACTCCTGCTCAGCCAAGGGCACGAGGTCGTCATTCTGGATAACTTTTCCACCGGTCAGCAGAACAATCTTGCACATGTTCAGGACCACCCCAATCTGAAGATGGTCACAGGTTCCATCACGGACCCAATCCTGCTTTCCGAAGCCGTGCTCGGTGTCGATGTGA from Thalassoglobus polymorphus includes the following:
- a CDS encoding VWA domain-containing protein, encoding MTSIRFIGDVPLWLGLVLSLVVGVLSWRYYRRESFNLPQRLKWLLPLLRASAFFLGIMILTGPVLHHRKTIGEPGRVKIYVDLSESMTMLDQHMPTIRKLQIANELGWLNAEEIKTEKLDLAEGLAQARLAFEQRLREAEASAESAPDKTSSVTNETVKKAARSFQEEVTQLRESFPNAFNQAEWKNLETQFASVTYEQESPEQRLQVTQGFLREIVSIEEAIKKSFDDDLEQKLNAGDDSYRSAIAMFDESTRLRRAEVALTESNAETVMALREEHEVELLMMHGAEARSIEIDEFESALNRAEPQGHLTDLSSAILTSQRTVQKTVGTSDSAGDAPVQKQTAVVLLTDGQHNSGPSPVQTAKILGGQGVKYFCVSFGAAEQAEDLAVVGVEYPELVFKSDQVRGAVILRDSITESLPFVVQIRNGDDVLWQKELVSQNMPERRVEFDFAINELVDQLDDSLDSSVVRHSIPLNLQAVIIPLAEEAETKNNQRSFRLAAIKQSYKLLILDGRSRWETRYLRNVFDRDEQWDVTTVIAGPGTDEQTLPRGDRTDQFPTSREALFEFDLIILGEIPPALFESYEFDWLREFVEIRGGGMVLIDGQRGKLRELLETSLGSLVPVEWKPDATSMLPQSLELTERGAAESSLRLAADDFQNRKFWTELPPPHTLIPVTALPGAEVLVEAKVGAQTEAAIVTRNYGAGRILYFAFDETWRWRYKSADLWHQRIWNQLATYVMPRPYAVSDEFVSIDTGPVSYDFGESVDVRIRLRGVDGKPAVGSTADALFWKNGKIDSTVALEADPDIPGVYRGRSQTLSTGEYTVSIRASGMSDSALKARGEFIVEGLESGEMAATNANEELLSQMSAASAGVMLREEDVGRLPELLRPFSDGRILESETLIWQSYWWFAAMILLLTIEWGMRKRAGLL
- a CDS encoding VWA domain-containing protein; this encodes MNQALLWGAAASLIPLVIHILNRNRFRTVEWGAMHLLESVIRVNHKRFRLDQLILLLVRCSIPLLLAFCLARPVLTGTQGLEGESPVSIVILLDNSYSMETNSETGTRFEKAVEAATRLIGETSRGSEIAVILTGGIPTRLFDEPVFDSDVVIQKLSRIEGGMGASDMQAAVDEALVVLAGMSHARRECIILSDFQNHDWEVIHKDTLQAIRRQFESLEIVPELSLMQLGKPVQENISVDSLSFPRRALGVGQRLDLRANLRNHGPSNVENVRVIFRIDGVEDSVTQLQLAPSAETQVLFPGEFKTPGSHVVEVEAVTDDPLQADNRFAAAVTVWENIKVLLVDGAPSSQPLQGETDYLSVALTPLTFGRVQLLDLVETETIQVKELDEERLKKSRVVVLANVSKLSDGQLKLLETYVKDGGAVLVCGGDQLDLNWYREKMFLDGQGLLPVSFGPLLGEVGEKSSSTAVLSQRFDHVALEFFNDPSNGDLSSATIRRWYQLAVPSEASEIVTLAMLDSGDPLLVEKNYGEGVVVQMATACDADWSDFPLRPVYVPMMQQLITTMASRISPPRNIQTGDSAVALIPDLSDQVTVSVVTPDGLQRSVKTVTEGTAQLARYEETQRPGLYTMSLPSTEAIHFVAETSRAESSLDLFDEKELAALADELSATVLESPEQYLKLDRLRRHGREVWKIALAALLGLLFLELILQQRFARVRA
- a CDS encoding DUF58 domain-containing protein, with the protein product MPHVSDVLTPHDIGKFTNLQVFAKQVVEGFCSGLHRSPHKGFSVEFKEHRSYVPGDDIRSIDWKLFGKTDRLYIREYEEETNLRCTILLDSSGSMGYTGTRSHGLTKHAYAVRTAACLTYLMLQQQDSVGLVTFDKKVRRYIPPRARPKHLQAILGELEKQNPKHETELGSVFHEMVAKLHRRGLLMIISDLFGDVDQLMKSLAHFRHANHEIVIFQIWDPDELDFPFRQWTQFASLEAADNRHLVDPAQLRNAYLEKLNQFREQLANGCNRHRISLVPMTTDQPFADSLAAYLALRRRAK
- a CDS encoding AAA family ATPase is translated as MASQESFLMTQVQESDKLDDQERAARLVEVCQKVRTQVGRIVVGQDEVVEQLLIAILARGHCLLEGVPGLAKTLMIRSLAETMNLGFNRIQFTPDLMPADITGTDIIQENRETGHRDLVFEKGPIFTQMLLADEINRTPPKTQAALLEAMQEHEVTVGGKTYRLDEPFFVLATQNPIEQEGTYPLPEAQRDRFLFNVIVDYPSREQEGDIIDRTTSMVTARIEAVVTGSEIIDCQETVRRVPLPEHVKNLVLDLVRSARPKDETTAPWVRELIDWGPGPRACQQLVLAAKARALLQGRYHVTRDDVEILAFPVLRHRIVPTFNAEAEGVSVDDLIRRLIRELPAASKQLL